The window TGCTCGCCCCTGGTGAGCTGCCGGATCTCCTCGATGAACTGGCGCGTCAGGTTGGGGTGGATGACCGCGGAGCCCTCGGCGGCCAGGTGCACGGCCCTGGCGAGCTCGTGGGCGTCGATGTCCTTGAGCAGGTAGCCGGCGGCGCCCGCCTGGATCGCCTCGCCGACCCTGGCCTGGGTCTCCTCGACGGTCAGGATCACCACCCGCGCGCCCGGCACGCTCCGGGTGATCGCCTGGGTGGCCCGGATCCCGCCGAGGACCGGCATACGCAGGTCCATCAGGACCACGTCGGGTTGCACCGCCTCGGCGAGGCTGACCGCCTCCTGCCCGTCGCTGGCCTCGGCGACCACCTCCAGCTCCGCGTCCATCGCCAACGCGGCCTTGATGCCATCCCTGGTCAGCGGATGGTCGTCGGCCACGAGGATGCGAACGACATCGCCCATACGGCCCCCTCCGCCGGCGGATTCGTCCATCTGGATCGTACCGCTTCTCGCTAGATGAATAAACCCGTCGATCCGGACAAGGGATCAGGCGATGGGAAGTGAGCGTGATGGAATTGGCTCAGGCGATCCGCACCTTGCGGCGCTGCCCGCGGCGCAGCGCACGCCGCTCCTCCTCGGACAGACCGCCCCAGACGCCCGCGTCCTGCGCCGTGTCAAGCGCCCACTGCAGGCACTCGTCGCGGACGGGGCAGAGGGCGCAGATGGCCTTGGCCGATTGGACCTGAGCCTCCGCCGGCCCGG is drawn from Actinomycetes bacterium and contains these coding sequences:
- a CDS encoding response regulator transcription factor is translated as MGDVVRILVADDHPLTRDGIKAALAMDAELEVVAEASDGQEAVSLAEAVQPDVVLMDLRMPVLGGIRATQAITRSVPGARVVILTVEETQARVGEAIQAGAAGYLLKDIDAHELARAVHLAAEGSAVIHPNLTRQFIEEIRQLTRGEQSVSTLSTREVEVLQMIAYGSTNREVAEALHISPQTVKTYLERIFTKLGVSDRTRAVAVALKHGIVE
- a CDS encoding WhiB family transcriptional regulator, with product MDWRHRARCRDVDPELFFPVGTTGPAEAQVQSAKAICALCPVRDECLQWALDTAQDAGVWGGLSEEERRALRRGQRRKVRIA